A segment of the Nitrosospira briensis C-128 genome:
TGCCCAGCCATCTGGATATCGATATCAACGGCATCATTGGTGGAACGCGATTTCTACCGCACTGCTCACAAGCGGCAATAATAACTTGTTGCCAGTGCCTTATGCGTTTTTCGGCACGCTCATCTGATAGTTTCACCACTCCCCGTTTTGTATCCAGAGGCTGAATGCGTGTTACTCCCAACTCTACCCCCTTCTGGACAATCCAGTCCATTTTCTCGCTGGCGCACACTGTTTGCGCTAACGTGATGTCGAGTCGCGACTCGCGCTCGATATCAAGGTACTTTTCGACCACCACCGTAACGCCGCTTTTATTGATAAGCTCAATAGTCGCCCTATATTCGCCACCGTTGCCGTTGAATAAAATCAATTCATCACTTTGCCGGAGTCTTAACACGCGTGAGGCATGATGCGCCGCAACCGCGGGCAGTTCGATGACCTGGCCTGCACTGATTCGTTCGGGGGAAAAAAAACGGGGAAGTGCCATCGCTTAGGAGGAGTGAGCAGGAAGAACCAATAATCAGACCCATGATAATATAATGGCGCATCAACAGACTTGTATTTCGCAGAACGATATTGTTCGAGGTTTTTGCCGTTTTATATCAATCCATATTGGCATGCGAAGTTGTATTCATTGGTGCTGCGACCGTTGATTTTTGAAGTGCGGTGAGACCTCAATTTATTTTGTTATTAATTCCGGAGAGAAAATATGGCGAGCCTGGAAACACCCGTTTGCGATTTCGGTTGGAAGGCAGCGGATTTTGACTTACCGGGGGTGGACGGAAAACGGTATAACCTCGCATCCGTAAAAGGCGAAAAAGGATTGCTTGTGATGTTCATCTGCAACCATTGTCCTTATGTCAAAGCGATTCGGGATCGCATTGTCCGGGACGTGACGGAGTTACGCCAGCACGGTATAGGCGCCATCGCGATCATGTCAAACGATCCTGTCGAGTATCCGGAAGACTCATTCGACAACATGGCGCGGATCGCCAGGGAATGCGATTTTTCTTTTCCCTATGTTTGGGACGAGACCCAGCAAGTGGCGAAAGCATACGGGGCGGTTTGCACGCCCGACTTCTTCGGCTTGAATGACCGGCTCGAATTGCAGTACCGTGGCCGGCTGGATGCCTCCCGCAAGGAGGCCGCCCCTCCCGGCGCGCGACGCGAACTTTTTGAAGGTATGCTCCAGGTTGCCCGAACCGGTCAGGGGCCTGACGAACAGATTCCCAGCATCGGGTGTTCGATCAAGTGGCAGGCGGAATAACCGGTGCTCGACGCGGTCATCGTTGCGGTCAAAGCGGTCGCACAGCAGGAAATACTGCCGCGCTATTTGAAGGTGGCACGGCAACGCAAGGCGGACGGCAGCCTGTTTACCGAAGCAGATCTCGCCACGCAGGAAACATTGTCGCGGGAATTACGAAAGATTTATGCAGGCCCCGTGGTTGGGGAAGAAATGGCGGAACGCGAACAAGTCGATCGCTGGCATGCGGGTGATGCCGGACTGTGGTGCATGGACCCGATAGACGGCACTTCGAATTTTGTCAACGGACTTCCCTATTTCGCGGTTTCGGTGGCGCTGATGCGCCACGGCAGAAGTGTGCTCGGCGTGGTTTATAATCCTGTTTCAGACGAAATGTTCTATGCCGAGCGAGGCAAAGGCGCCTACTTGAACGGTGAAAAGCTGCCGATCAAAGAGCATGCCTCAGCTTTGCGCGGCGCGATGGCGAACGTTGATTTCAAGCGGCTTACACCCAAACTTGCGGAAAGCGTCTGCACCTTGCGCCCTTTTTCTTCCTATCGAAATTATGGCGCCTGCTCTCTGGAATGGTGCTACACCGCTGCCGGCCGGTTTGACCTGTACCTGCACGGTGGACAAAAACTGTGGGACTACGCTGCAGGCAGCCTTATTCTGCAAGAGGCCGGGGGACACATGTGTGGTCTTGATAAAGATGATTTCTGGGCCGAGCCGCTCTGGCAACGCTCGGCCATCGCTGCGCTTGACTTGGGCCTGTTTATCCAGTGGCGGGACTGGGTGCGAGCACATCGTTAGTTGATCAAATATACCAACCCTTGGGTCGGTCGACCGGGATCGCCGGACTCCGGTTGAAATCGAGGCTGCGAGATCTGTTTTCCTTACTCAATGGATTCAGCTCATTTTTTTGCGGCAAGTGGACTCGCCTATTCGAGCGGTCCGCCCACGCTTGATTGTGTCGGTCGAGCGGATACAAAGAAGCCCATTAAATATATTAATACGTTCTTCCTGCACAACAATATTGAGGCCGTGGCAAATCATGGATATAGTGGGCAACTCGCAACTCGATCTCTGCCACTTGCGTCCTGCGTTCCTATAACCATTCGGTGATTCGAGTATCGTGACGCCCTTATTTCAAGGACTAATCTTTCTTGCGCACCAGCCGTAATTAACTGAAATGAGGTATTCCATGCCGGCTCCCAACTCTGTTGGCTCGACGCCACCCACAGAAATATCCGTTGGATTCTTGATTTATTTATTGAAGACCTGCCGCGATCAGCTTGCACCAAGATCCGCTCTCAAGAGAAACGCTAATGCAGAGAAGGGGAATTTTATATGCGTAATGTAAGCAAGTTTAAGGCGACGAAAAATCTATTGGCGCTTATGGTCTCTGCGGCACTGATTGGTGCCGGCACAGCAGGTTGCGATAAATCAGGGAACGCCCAGACCCTGATTTCCGACGCCCGGCAGTATCAGGAACAAGGGGACGACAAGGCTGCCATTATCCAGCTCAAGAACGCGCTGCAGAAAAATCCGGATGATCCCGAAGCGCGCTACCTTCTGGGTACGTCCTACAACAAGACCGGGGACTTACGGTCGGCTGAGAAAGAGCTGCAGAAGGCTTTAAGCCTGGGAATGAGTCCTGCAACGGTAATGCCTGAGTTGGGACACACCTTGCTTAGCTTGGGTGAGTTCCAGCAGGTATTAGACAAGACGAAACAGCTTTCCGAAGATAAGCCTTCACCCGAAATTTTAGCATTGCGGGGAAACGCATCACTTGCGCTCGGTAAGATTAACGATGCCAAGGAGTTGTTCGAAGGCGCGCTCAAGGGCAAACCTGATTTTTCCGATGCGCTGATCGGTTTATCAAAATGCGCATTGGCGAATCAGGATCTCGAAGCAACAAACCAATTCGCGGAGCAAGCCGTAGTCAAAAACCCGGGCAACCCCGATGCCTGGTTTTATAAAGGCAACCTGCTGCGCGTACAGGGGAAAGTTGATTTAGCGCTAGCTGCCTATGATCAGGTTATCAAGCTAAAGCCAGACAGCCCCACCGCCTACCTCGATAAAGCACTTTTGGAAATCGGCGCCAGAAAATTCGACGTTGCAAAACTGAATATCGACGCGGCTCGCAAGGTAGCGCCCGGCAGCCTTATGGTTTTCTATGCCCAGGCGCTACTGGATTTCAACGAGGGCAAACACGACGCCGCCTTAGACTCTTTGCAGCAAATATTAAGCAAGGCACCTGACCACATGCCCAGCCTATTGCTTGCTGGAGCAGTTCAGATGGCTTTGGGTTCGGCGCCACAAGCCGAACAGCATCTAAAACAATACCTGGAGAAGGACCCGCAAAACCTTTATGCACGTAAGTTGTTGGCTTCCAGCTTTTTGAAAAGTCGCCAGCCTCAACGGGCAATCGACGTATTGGCACCGGCCCTCAAAAGCGGGCAACCGGATCCCCAATTGCTCGCCTTGGCGGGCGAGGCCTACATGCAATCCAAAGATTTCGTCAAAGCAACGGAAAATTTTGAAAAAGCCAGTCAACTCGCGCCAAAAAATGCGCGGCTTCACACCGCACTCAGCATGAGCAAACTGGGTCAGGGCGAGACCGGTCGCGCAGTGGCCGAGCTGGAAACAGCGGCGAAACTCGACCCTAAATCGTCGCAGACAGGCATCCTGCTGATCATGACCCACCTTCGTCTCAAGGAATTCGACAAGGCGCTCGCCGCCACAAAAATGGTTGAAAAGGAAAATCCGGACAATCCACTCGTTCAAAATCTGAAAGGCGGCATCTACATGGGCAAAAACGATGCCGCGAACGCACGTGCCAGCTTTGAAAAAGCGCTTTCTCTCCAGCCCACTTACTATCCGGCGGCGTTCAACCTGGCTCAACTTGATATGCTGGAAAAGAAACCGGACGATGCCAAAAGGCGTTTTGAAGCCATCCTGGAGAAGGATAAGAAGAACATCCAGGCCATGGCCGCGCTATCCCGGCTGGCTCTTAGTCGGCAGCAGAGCAAAGAGGCTACAGCGTGGCTGGAACGGGCAAGCCAGGAGAACCCGGAATCACAACCGGCTGCTGCGCTTCTGGTGGAGAATTATATTCGTTCAGGAGAAAAACAAAAGTCTCTGCTCCTTGCGCAAAAATTCCAAAGTAAAAATCCATCTGATCCCGGTGCACTCGACATGCTGGCGCAAGCCCAGTTCGCAAATGACGACAAGAAAGCCGCGCTGGAGAGTTATAAAAAACTTGTCGCGGTGCAGCCGGAATCCGCTCCCGCTCAATTGCGTCTCGCTTCAATTTATGTGGCGCTGAAGGATCCGTCGGCAGCATCGGAGGCGTTGAAAAAAGCGCTCGCTATAAAACCGGATTATGTGGATGCGCAATTGGCGCAAGCTGCGATAGAGCTACGCAAAGGAAATGATGAGCAAGCTCTCGCTATCGCCAGACAAATTCAAAAGCAGCAGGGAAAGTCTCCCACAGGTTATGTTCTGGAAGGTGATTTACTGATGAGGCAGAAAGAACCCGCTGCTGCTGTAAAAGCATATGATCAGGCCTTCGCTCTGGGCAAGAGTGGGCCGATATTAATTAAGTTGCATGCTGCCTTCAGCCAAGCCGGAAAAGGTAAAGAAGCGACTCCCCGGCTGACTGAATGGCTAAAGCAAAACCCTGCCGACACGACTACCCGCATGTATCTTGCCGAAACCTATATGGCAGAGCGACATAATAGCGCCGCAATCGAGCAGTATCAGCTTATTCTGAAGCAAGCTCCCGATTTTATGCCTGCGCTGAATAATCTGGCTTGGCTCTACCAGCAGGAAAAAGATCCGCGCGCCCTTGAATATGCAGAGAGGGCCTATGGGGTGACCGCGAACGATCCGACGGTAATGGATACGCTCGGATGGGTATTGGTGGGACAAGGTAATACTACCCGAGGTCTCCCGCTGCTGGAGAAGGCGACTTCCCTCGTGCCTGAATCAGCCGAATTCCGCTACCATCTCGCAGTTGGACTTAACAAATCGGGCAATAAAGCGGGCGCTCGCAAGGAACTGGAACAACTGCTAAGCACGGGGAAGAATTTTCCTGGTATTGATGACGCCAGAACATTGCTGAAACAAATACAGTAGGCGCAGATGACAATTATTCTATAGGAAGATCATGAAATGATGTTGATAGGAGCACAACGTGACAAATAAAAATCAAGCCCAAACTTTGCTGTAAATTCACTTCGGTCGGTTCAATAACGTTTTGTTTCAGTGGATGATGACACGTTCAGTAACCCACTGTGCGAATTCGTCCATATCCAGGTAGCAGCGTTCCTGCCAGACCTCATTTTGCTCAGTCAGCAAGGCGCCTATCAGCCGCGGAGCGGAATCGTTATTAGGAAGATGCGATCACCCTTTCCCCGGCAGCGCATTTCCTCGTTCAATCGCTACTGCATATTCGTGGTGCGCAGTTGCTTGCAGAATTCTTCCGGCAGGACCCTCACAGCTCGCATCTTCAAAACCGGCCTCCAGGCGCGCCACCGCCTTGGCTGCCGTCTTGAGAAACCGCTCACTGAATTTGCGCTAACCGCCGCCGAGCGCTCGTATCGATCGGCCCTCAGACTCTCCGTCACCTGCGCCTCCAATATCTGGCTGAGCATCGTTTCAACAGTTTTCGCCAGGCCGACCTGATCACCCGAGCCCTGGCAATAAATAATCATCGATTTTTCACCAAATGGGAAACCATATCCCGGCGCCCAGTGACGCCACCCTTTCAAGCACGCTTTGATCGCTTACGGCATCGGCAAACGTCTGGTAGGCCAGGTAACGCTCGCAGTATACGTCCACCTGATGGATACGGATGAGGAGATGGTGATACGCTTCGCTTTCAAACTATCCCGCAAGTTATTCAGAGCCTGCATTAACAAAAACACCTCAAACTCGTCGCTTTTTAACGACAATATAAAGTCTTAAAAAACAAAGAATTATATAAAAACAATAATATTCCGTCTAGTTTGACGACAGCCACTTAATCGCGGCTGCGCCAATTCAATGATTACACTCGGGTTAAATGTGGCATGAATTTTGCTTTGGAGCAAGCAAGCCCGATCTAAATCGGGAACTTCATCAGCACCGGCATTGTTATTACGCTGGCACAACACAAGCAAATTTTTCATTTTCGTTCTGCCAAATTGATCAATTCCACGCACGGCCGCAGCTTTCTTCTCTCGTTCTCAGCCAACACGAACGGAGTTCTGCTGTTTCTCATTTTAATCATAGTTACCGTAATGGCATCGGTTCAATCACTATTAGGACTCTAAACATGCAACTCTACAATGATGAGATATCGTTTCCTCAGAAACGTAATGCGCGATCGAACGCCAAAAAAATTGACAGATGTAAGACCTCAGGCTCGGGATCATCCATAGGGTTATCGGAAGAAACATACAATCAGGGGTGCATTTTAAGACGTGATGGCTATAGCATTCGGTCTGTGAATTCATCTTTACATCGTAGTGCCGTAAGCGCTCTCCTTCAACGCATGTATTCATGGCGTGGTTATGACACTTCGAGTGAGGAGATGTTTGTCAATAATAGTAATTGGATGACGTTTGAGGTATCCAGCCAGCAGCAACTGGTCGGGACATTAACACTCGGCATTGATGGGGAGGAAGGTTTACTGGCTGATAAGCTTCATAGAGATGAGATCAACAACTTTCGGAAAAAAAAGAGAAAGGTATGCGAATTGTCAAAATTTGCCATTGATTCTCAGTATGGATCAAAGGAAGTACTCGCCTCGTTATTTCACCTGTCCTATATTTACGCGCGCAGTCTGCATAATGCGGATGACGCGTTTATCGAAGTTAATCCGCGCCATGCGAGTTTTTACAAACGGATGCTGGGGTTTCACCAGATTAGCGGAATTAATACTTGCGAACGCGTCGATGCGCCTGCTGTACTAATGCATCTGGATCTGGAATACGTCGATGCCAAAATTGCATCTTTGGCAGATACGCACGAATACAAAGATAGATCTCTATATTCCTATTTCTTTCCCCGGCATGAAGAAGAGGGTTTAGCCGCCACGCTTCGACGGCATATTAACTGATTGATCAGAGAAATAAAAAATTAAATTGAAGCATGTTTTACGCATAAATAGCATTCTCTTTTTGACTCCCCGAAACTCTTCCGATAGATTTGTGTGTGACATATCTTTTGGAGCAATGGCGGGCGGCAAGGCGCTGACCGAACTAGCGCAGACGCTTGAAGTACACCCTAACGTGCTTACCGGGTGGAAACGGCAACTGAGTGATGGACTCCGGCGTGTTTGGCGCTGGAGATACTGTGACGGAAACGACTTGTTGATTTGAAGGCATTGCACGCCAAGAAGGGGCGATTGACTGTTTGCGAATGATTTTTCTGAATACGTACCCACCAAGGCGGAATTGCTGAGCGCAGAAAAATGACTACCCGGTCCCATAATTTAACTGTCACTCGGTAATGCCGGATGCTGAGACTGGTTCGTTTCGCAGCCTATTACCAGCTTGACTTCATGTCCGCACCGAACTGGGACACCCTTTATAGGTACGGGTATACTGCGCGGCCAGCTCAATCGGGCAGGGCCTATGTTTCTGCCCCTTAATCACAAAATCGTGGTTTCATGTCCGCTCGCCGTGGTCGCCAGCACCTTCTATCCGGCTCTTGTTCATCAGTTCGCTCATGCTTCCTCCCCACGCTCAGTCACCGTCACAATGGCACTATACTTCGTTTGCTGTGGATCAACTTTCGGTGGAATTTTCACCCACAAGAGTGCGCCTATGCTGGACGCACATAAAAAAAGTCCCGCGATTGCGGGACTTTGGTAAAACAGTAAACCTCAATTTCTTATGAAGCTGCCTTGCGGCGACGGCTTGTCAAACCCATGCCGAGCAGCCCTACACCCAGTAGTGCCAGCGATGCGGGCTCAGGAATCAAGGCTATTTTAAACTGACCGTTATTACTTACAAAAAAATGGTCGCCGCCCACATTAGCGTAAGTACCCGCTCCGCAACCGTCACCGGTAAACCCAGCGCCTTGGCAGATAATTTCACTTATCATTGTACTAGTCGGGCTGCCAGTCGTGTTGGCGTTGGTAAACGCAAAACTCAGCACTGTTGAATCGGTTAAATCGGGTGATCCACCAGGCGCAAACCAATAGCCCGGTGTCAGATCTCCCGGCTTTGCTATGGCGTCTATCGTGATCTGCCCATTACCAGTGGGTGAACCAGATCCATCAACCACTCCACCACCGCCCGCCAGGGTAGTAAAACTACCGATCAGATTACCAACATTGGCGCCAAATATCCCTGCGGTAGAACCATAATTATTCCCTGAATCAGAATATATCTTGAACGTACCCCCGGCATCGAAAACAAAGCTGCCACCAAAAACTCCAGTACCCGTCGTTTCCGCTACCGCTGTGATTGTCACCCCATGCGTTACAGGGAACAGCTGTCCCAGGCTGTCATATTGAACAGAATTAAATACCGAGAATTGAGTAAAAGTATAAGCGCTACCGATGCTACCATCACCAGTCGGAGTAATCTTGATAAAACCATTGCCATTGACATCAAGATATTCATTGACTGTCACGGGTCCGGCTCCGGCGGGGCCATTCGGATCAAATTCCCAGTTATTCAGCACCGTAGCCGCTGACGCAGCGCCGGAGAACGCCATCATTACACTGGCGGCAATTATAAGTTTCTTGAATCTGTGCATCGTCCGCTCCTTCTTTGTATTAGCTGCCATTATGTCCGGGCAGTTTCGGTATTTTTATATAAGCATATACTGTGCCAGATAAAAAATCGTATATATTTTAATATGTTAGATGAAATACTTATTCGGAGCAAAGTAATGTGTAATAAAATTCGACAATTTCTTTAGTTGACGAAATCTGAGGTCGTCGGCATTTCACGTGGGTAAACGCAAAAACGATTCGCCATATACAATTCTTCCACCGAATCACCAGACGCATTCGACCTCGCATCGAGCGGCACTGCTGATCCGATACTACGTCATGCATGCAGCACAGATTGCCGTAAACAGGACTTGCTTCCGACTTCATGAAATCACCCTGAGCCTGCAAAGAACCATGCAATTGCACCAATTCCCGTTTCCGTATAATGTCTCTGATCTTTGATGTCTACGCCGTTGTTGATTCGAAATTTCGCGCGGTACCCGCCAATGAGGCATCTCGGTTCAAAAGCTTTGACACCTCCGCCTGACGTCTTACAAAAGCGAACTCCAATGACGTCGGAACGGAAGAAATGTTATTTCGATTTCAGGGCACCAGCAAATCACCAAGCTCCTTGCGAACCGAACGTGAATTGACTCTCGCCGATCGGCCAACGCGACAGAAAAATATTGATCCACCGTCCGCGCGTTCGCCTACCAGACTCTTGAATCGTTCCGCCAGTGCATACGCAGCTCGATCGATTTGTGATAATGCCGAAATTTTCCGATTCATCTGCGCATACCAATGAAAGATTACCGGCGTCATTTGTGGTTGTAGGTGTAGGCCAACTGTGTCTGCGGTCAGCCACAAACGCTGCATGGCGCTCCCCGCCAGCACGTAATCGCGCTGGTTTTCTGGTAGAGTTTTAGTATAGATCAGAACATGTCCGGCACAGCAGACAGCCGGCAAAAGGTCCAATTGCAGCCTCGGCATAATTGTTCCGAACATATATCGGTTAAAGAAATCCACCCGCTGCCAGCTCTGCATTACCCAACCCATTAATTGCGCAGTGAGCGGGTCCACACCGACCGCATGCTCTGGAATACGATCCTTGCTGAAACGAGCCCCCCATTCGATAGCTTCTTTATGCACGTGATAAGCTTCGGGACACGTCAGGCGAATGTGGGCGTTATCCCAAAGCAATCCCGCAACTTCACG
Coding sequences within it:
- a CDS encoding 16S rRNA (uracil(1498)-N(3))-methyltransferase, translated to MALPRFFSPERISAGQVIELPAVAAHHASRVLRLRQSDELILFNGNGGEYRATIELINKSGVTVVVEKYLDIERESRLDITLAQTVCASEKMDWIVQKGVELGVTRIQPLDTKRGVVKLSDERAEKRIRHWQQVIIAACEQCGRNRVPPMMPLISISRWLGNQVSERKNSSSDYPTGSCFMLSPAAKKGLRDFPASLAAAPLTLLVGPEGGFTAEEEAAAQVAGFVPLRMGERILRTETAALAAVAAMQALWGDY
- a CDS encoding thioredoxin family protein, giving the protein MASLETPVCDFGWKAADFDLPGVDGKRYNLASVKGEKGLLVMFICNHCPYVKAIRDRIVRDVTELRQHGIGAIAIMSNDPVEYPEDSFDNMARIARECDFSFPYVWDETQQVAKAYGAVCTPDFFGLNDRLELQYRGRLDASRKEAAPPGARRELFEGMLQVARTGQGPDEQIPSIGCSIKWQAE
- a CDS encoding inositol monophosphatase family protein; this encodes MLDAVIVAVKAVAQQEILPRYLKVARQRKADGSLFTEADLATQETLSRELRKIYAGPVVGEEMAEREQVDRWHAGDAGLWCMDPIDGTSNFVNGLPYFAVSVALMRHGRSVLGVVYNPVSDEMFYAERGKGAYLNGEKLPIKEHASALRGAMANVDFKRLTPKLAESVCTLRPFSSYRNYGACSLEWCYTAAGRFDLYLHGGQKLWDYAAGSLILQEAGGHMCGLDKDDFWAEPLWQRSAIAALDLGLFIQWRDWVRAHR
- the prsT gene encoding XrtA/PEP-CTERM system TPR-repeat protein PrsT; amino-acid sequence: MRNVSKFKATKNLLALMVSAALIGAGTAGCDKSGNAQTLISDARQYQEQGDDKAAIIQLKNALQKNPDDPEARYLLGTSYNKTGDLRSAEKELQKALSLGMSPATVMPELGHTLLSLGEFQQVLDKTKQLSEDKPSPEILALRGNASLALGKINDAKELFEGALKGKPDFSDALIGLSKCALANQDLEATNQFAEQAVVKNPGNPDAWFYKGNLLRVQGKVDLALAAYDQVIKLKPDSPTAYLDKALLEIGARKFDVAKLNIDAARKVAPGSLMVFYAQALLDFNEGKHDAALDSLQQILSKAPDHMPSLLLAGAVQMALGSAPQAEQHLKQYLEKDPQNLYARKLLASSFLKSRQPQRAIDVLAPALKSGQPDPQLLALAGEAYMQSKDFVKATENFEKASQLAPKNARLHTALSMSKLGQGETGRAVAELETAAKLDPKSSQTGILLIMTHLRLKEFDKALAATKMVEKENPDNPLVQNLKGGIYMGKNDAANARASFEKALSLQPTYYPAAFNLAQLDMLEKKPDDAKRRFEAILEKDKKNIQAMAALSRLALSRQQSKEATAWLERASQENPESQPAAALLVENYIRSGEKQKSLLLAQKFQSKNPSDPGALDMLAQAQFANDDKKAALESYKKLVAVQPESAPAQLRLASIYVALKDPSAASEALKKALAIKPDYVDAQLAQAAIELRKGNDEQALAIARQIQKQQGKSPTGYVLEGDLLMRQKEPAAAVKAYDQAFALGKSGPILIKLHAAFSQAGKGKEATPRLTEWLKQNPADTTTRMYLAETYMAERHNSAAIEQYQLILKQAPDFMPALNNLAWLYQQEKDPRALEYAERAYGVTANDPTVMDTLGWVLVGQGNTTRGLPLLEKATSLVPESAEFRYHLAVGLNKSGNKAGARKELEQLLSTGKNFPGIDDARTLLKQIQ
- a CDS encoding N-acyl amino acid synthase FeeM domain-containing protein, producing MQLYNDEISFPQKRNARSNAKKIDRCKTSGSGSSIGLSEETYNQGCILRRDGYSIRSVNSSLHRSAVSALLQRMYSWRGYDTSSEEMFVNNSNWMTFEVSSQQQLVGTLTLGIDGEEGLLADKLHRDEINNFRKKKRKVCELSKFAIDSQYGSKEVLASLFHLSYIYARSLHNADDAFIEVNPRHASFYKRMLGFHQISGINTCERVDAPAVLMHLDLEYVDAKIASLADTHEYKDRSLYSYFFPRHEEEGLAATLRRHIN
- the pepA gene encoding flocculation-associated PEP-CTERM protein PepA, with the protein product MHRFKKLIIAASVMMAFSGAASAATVLNNWEFDPNGPAGAGPVTVNEYLDVNGNGFIKITPTGDGSIGSAYTFTQFSVFNSVQYDSLGQLFPVTHGVTITAVAETTGTGVFGGSFVFDAGGTFKIYSDSGNNYGSTAGIFGANVGNLIGSFTTLAGGGGVVDGSGSPTGNGQITIDAIAKPGDLTPGYWFAPGGSPDLTDSTVLSFAFTNANTTGSPTSTMISEIICQGAGFTGDGCGAGTYANVGGDHFFVSNNGQFKIALIPEPASLALLGVGLLGMGLTSRRRKAAS
- a CDS encoding nitroreductase family protein, producing the protein MSDRETILKILDLARWAPSGDNAQPWRFEIIDNNHIAVHGHDTREWCLYDFEGRASYMAHGALLETLRIAATAHHLRATWIRRSATPDTAPIYDVTLDYDPELDADSLISSIKARTVQRRPMRITPLTSAQRGALSVAPGHEYGVLFFESFAKRREVAGLLWDNAHIRLTCPEAYHVHKEAIEWGARFSKDRIPEHAVGVDPLTAQLMGWVMQSWQRVDFFNRYMFGTIMPRLQLDLLPAVCCAGHVLIYTKTLPENQRDYVLAGSAMQRLWLTADTVGLHLQPQMTPVIFHWYAQMNRKISALSQIDRAAYALAERFKSLVGERADGGSIFFCRVGRSARVNSRSVRKELGDLLVP